One window from the genome of Sphaerotilus microaerophilus encodes:
- a CDS encoding DNA-3-methyladenine glycosylase family protein, producing the protein MAAAVETPGQEPAGFVTPDYWDEACRHLTRRDRVLNKLIPRFGEARLQSRGDAFTTLARSIVGQQISVKAAQSVWDRFVLLLPAAAPPVAPLQVLALTTETLRGAGLSARKAEYLRDLAKHFAEGSVHETDWSAMGDEAIIEELVAIRGIGRWTAEMFLIFHLMRPNVLPLDDLGLVKGISLNYFSGEPVSRAEVRELGDAWAPYRSVATWYMWRSLDPLPVEY; encoded by the coding sequence GTGGCAGCGGCGGTTGAAACGCCGGGCCAGGAACCGGCCGGTTTCGTCACGCCCGACTACTGGGACGAGGCCTGCCGGCACCTGACGCGCCGAGACCGGGTCCTGAACAAGCTCATCCCGCGCTTTGGCGAAGCCCGGCTGCAGAGCCGGGGTGACGCCTTCACGACGCTGGCGCGTTCCATCGTCGGGCAGCAGATCTCGGTGAAGGCCGCCCAGTCGGTCTGGGATCGGTTCGTCCTGTTGCTGCCAGCAGCGGCGCCGCCCGTGGCGCCGCTGCAGGTGCTGGCCTTGACCACCGAGACGCTGCGCGGTGCCGGCCTGTCTGCGCGCAAGGCCGAGTACCTGCGCGACCTGGCCAAGCATTTCGCCGAGGGCTCGGTGCACGAGACCGACTGGTCGGCAATGGGCGACGAGGCGATCATTGAGGAGCTGGTGGCGATCCGTGGCATCGGCCGCTGGACGGCCGAGATGTTCCTGATCTTCCACCTGATGCGGCCCAACGTGCTGCCGCTCGATGACCTCGGCCTGGTCAAGGGCATCAGCCTGAACTACTTCAGCGGTGAGCCGGTCTCGCGGGCCGAGGTCCGCGAGCTGGGCGACGCGTGGGCGCCGTACCGCTCAGTGGCCACCTGGTACATGTGGCGCAGCCTCGACCCCTTGCCGGTCGAGTACTAG
- a CDS encoding acetyl-CoA carboxylase carboxyltransferase subunit alpha → MSKRHFLEFEQPIAELETKIDELRYVQNESAVDISDEIDRLSKKSQQLAKDIYGRLNPWQVTQIARHPQRPYTLDYINEIFTDFQELHGDRAFADDQSIVGGLARFNGQACMVLGHQKGRDTKERAARNFGMARPEGYRKALRLMKVAEKFGLPVFTFVDTPGAYPGIGAEERGQSEAIGRNIFEMAQLEVPIIATIIGEGGSGGALAISVGDQMLMLQHAVYSVISPEGCASILWKTADRAAEAAEALGITAHRLKALGLVDKIISEPVGGAHRDPKQMAAFLKRGLNDALRQVADLKPRELVNQRYERLRRYGRFTDTKA, encoded by the coding sequence ATGAGCAAACGCCACTTCCTCGAGTTCGAACAGCCGATCGCCGAGCTGGAAACCAAGATCGACGAACTGCGCTATGTGCAGAACGAATCGGCTGTCGACATCTCCGACGAGATCGACCGCCTCTCGAAGAAGAGCCAGCAGCTAGCCAAGGACATCTACGGCCGGCTGAACCCCTGGCAGGTGACGCAGATCGCGCGCCACCCCCAGCGCCCCTACACGCTGGACTACATCAACGAGATCTTCACGGACTTCCAGGAGTTGCACGGCGACCGTGCCTTCGCGGACGACCAGTCGATCGTTGGCGGGCTGGCACGCTTCAACGGCCAGGCCTGCATGGTGCTGGGGCACCAGAAGGGCCGCGACACCAAGGAGCGCGCGGCACGCAACTTCGGCATGGCGCGCCCCGAGGGCTACCGCAAGGCGTTGCGGCTGATGAAGGTGGCCGAGAAGTTCGGCCTGCCGGTGTTCACCTTCGTCGACACGCCCGGAGCCTATCCGGGTATCGGTGCCGAGGAGCGCGGCCAGTCCGAGGCGATCGGCCGCAACATCTTCGAGATGGCCCAGCTGGAGGTGCCGATCATCGCCACCATCATCGGCGAGGGGGGCTCCGGCGGAGCGCTCGCCATCAGCGTCGGCGACCAGATGCTGATGCTGCAGCACGCGGTGTACTCGGTGATCTCACCGGAGGGCTGTGCGTCGATCCTGTGGAAGACCGCCGACCGTGCCGCCGAGGCGGCCGAGGCCCTGGGCATCACGGCACACCGCCTCAAGGCGCTGGGCCTGGTCGACAAGATCATCAGCGAACCGGTGGGGGGTGCGCATCGCGATCCGAAGCAGATGGCCGCCTTCCTGAAACGTGGCCTGAACGATGCGCTGCGCCAGGTGGCCGATCTCAAGCCGCGCGAGCTGGTGAACCAGCGCTACGAGCGGCTGCGCCGCTACGGCCGATTCACGGACACCAAGGCCTGA
- the tilS gene encoding tRNA lysidine(34) synthetase TilS gives MAGSLPSFGGEALPPRVAVAFSGGRDSTALLHAVWRLAGAQGVEVHALHVHHGLSPNADAWESRCRAQCRRWSRRGAPIHFQASRLGLAPPPGASIEAIAREARYAALADMAHAVGCRLVLLAHHAQDQAETFLLQALRGAGAAGLAAMPAQIERGGILWCRPWLALPREAVEAYVQRYRLGHVEDESNASPVFARNRLRLEVWPALSVAFPQAAKVLGRAARHAQDAAACLDALARADLQTVARPGGGLDIGALRALGEPRLRNVLRLWLHEGSGHPATAALLERLSAQLSEDRPGTWQVVTGWQLRCRRGELQLRLQGAALGRGAVPDSVAAPLRLRIDGAGWFPAPAWSGGLQVDVVACGGVPLSTLGWVELRPRLGGEQFQRAAGTPPRALKKQFQLAGVPAWARDGPLVYDARGQLLYVPGLGLDARAVGDCEGGAAPEAVDGGLRVGLTWRPEPAS, from the coding sequence ATGGCCGGATCATTGCCTTCGTTCGGTGGGGAAGCACTGCCGCCCCGCGTGGCGGTGGCATTCAGCGGTGGGCGGGACTCGACCGCACTGCTGCACGCGGTGTGGCGGCTGGCCGGCGCGCAGGGGGTGGAGGTGCATGCGCTGCATGTGCACCATGGCCTGAGCCCGAATGCAGACGCCTGGGAATCGCGTTGTCGTGCGCAGTGTCGGCGCTGGTCGCGGCGCGGGGCGCCCATCCACTTCCAGGCGAGCCGGCTCGGGCTGGCGCCGCCGCCGGGCGCCAGCATCGAGGCGATCGCCCGTGAGGCCCGCTACGCGGCGCTGGCCGACATGGCGCATGCCGTCGGTTGCCGGCTGGTCCTGTTGGCCCACCATGCGCAGGACCAGGCGGAAACCTTCCTGCTGCAAGCCCTGCGTGGCGCGGGCGCCGCCGGGCTGGCCGCGATGCCGGCGCAGATCGAGCGCGGTGGCATCCTCTGGTGTCGACCCTGGCTGGCGCTGCCGCGCGAGGCGGTCGAGGCCTACGTGCAGCGGTACCGCCTGGGCCATGTCGAGGACGAGAGCAACGCCAGCCCGGTGTTTGCCCGCAACCGGCTGCGCCTGGAGGTGTGGCCGGCGTTGTCGGTGGCGTTCCCGCAGGCGGCCAAGGTGCTGGGCCGGGCGGCCCGCCATGCGCAGGACGCGGCGGCCTGCCTTGATGCGCTGGCGCGTGCCGATCTCCAGACCGTTGCGCGACCCGGCGGCGGCCTCGACATCGGCGCGCTGCGCGCACTGGGTGAGCCTCGCTTGCGCAACGTCCTGCGGCTGTGGCTGCACGAAGGCAGCGGCCATCCCGCGACGGCGGCGCTGCTGGAGCGGCTGTCTGCGCAGTTGAGCGAGGATCGTCCGGGCACATGGCAGGTCGTTACCGGCTGGCAGCTGCGTTGCCGCCGTGGTGAGTTGCAGTTGCGCTTGCAAGGGGCGGCGCTGGGGCGGGGCGCTGTGCCGGATTCCGTCGCCGCGCCATTGAGACTGCGCATCGATGGGGCAGGGTGGTTTCCCGCGCCCGCCTGGTCGGGCGGCTTGCAGGTCGATGTGGTGGCGTGCGGCGGGGTGCCGCTGTCGACGCTGGGGTGGGTCGAGCTGAGGCCGCGCCTGGGTGGCGAGCAGTTCCAGCGTGCCGCGGGCACACCGCCCCGGGCGCTGAAGAAGCAGTTCCAGTTGGCAGGGGTGCCCGCCTGGGCGCGTGACGGGCCGCTGGTCTATGACGCCCGGGGGCAGCTGCTCTATGTGCCGGGGCTGGGGCTGGATGCCCGGGCGGTGGGTGACTGTGAAGGCGGCGCCGCCCCCGAGGCGGTGGATGGTGGGCTCCGGGTGGGCCTCACGTGGCGCCCCGAGCCCGCTTCCTGA
- a CDS encoding aspartate kinase, which produces MALIVHKYGGTSMGSTERIRNVAKRVAKWARAGHQMVVVPSAMSGETNRLLGLAKDLSPAVQTPAMLRELDMIASTGEQVSVGLLALALQSEGMEAVSYSGWQVPVRTDSSYTKARIQSIDDARVRADLAAGRVVIITGFQGIDDEGHITTLGRGGSDTSAVAVAAAMKADECLIYTDVDGVYTTDPRIVPEAKRLETISFEEMLEMASLGSKVLQIRSVEFAGKYRVPLRVLSSFTAWDIDIEEEANSGTLITFEEDEKMEQAVVSGIAFNRDEAKVTVVGVPDKPGIAFQILGPVAEANIDVDVILQNVSHGGRTDFSFTVHRNDYQRTLDLLRSQVVPALGAADVAGDPKICKVSIVGIGMRSHVGVASKMFRCLSEEGINIQMITTSEIKTSVVIDEKYMELAVRALHKAFDLDQASA; this is translated from the coding sequence ATGGCTCTGATCGTTCACAAATACGGCGGCACGTCGATGGGCTCTACCGAGCGCATCCGCAACGTCGCCAAGCGCGTTGCCAAATGGGCACGTGCGGGCCACCAGATGGTGGTGGTGCCCTCCGCGATGAGCGGTGAAACCAACCGCCTGCTCGGGCTGGCCAAGGACCTGTCGCCTGCCGTGCAGACGCCGGCGATGCTGCGTGAGCTCGACATGATCGCCAGCACGGGCGAGCAGGTGTCGGTGGGCCTGCTGGCGCTGGCGCTGCAGTCCGAGGGCATGGAGGCGGTCAGCTATTCGGGCTGGCAGGTGCCGGTGCGCACCGATTCGTCCTATACCAAGGCGCGCATCCAGAGCATCGACGACGCCCGCGTGCGCGCCGACCTGGCCGCTGGCCGGGTGGTCATCATCACCGGCTTCCAGGGCATCGACGACGAGGGGCACATCACCACCCTGGGTCGTGGTGGTTCGGACACCTCGGCGGTGGCGGTGGCCGCGGCGATGAAGGCCGACGAGTGCCTGATCTATACCGACGTCGACGGCGTCTACACCACCGATCCGCGCATCGTCCCGGAAGCCAAGCGGCTGGAGACCATCAGCTTTGAAGAGATGCTGGAGATGGCCAGCCTGGGCTCCAAGGTCCTGCAGATCCGCTCGGTGGAGTTCGCCGGCAAGTACCGTGTGCCGCTGCGGGTGCTGTCGAGCTTCACCGCGTGGGATATCGACATCGAGGAAGAAGCCAACTCGGGCACCCTGATCACTTTCGAGGAAGACGAAAAGATGGAACAAGCCGTTGTCTCGGGCATCGCCTTCAACCGCGACGAAGCAAAGGTGACCGTGGTGGGCGTGCCCGACAAGCCGGGCATCGCCTTCCAGATCCTGGGCCCCGTGGCCGAGGCCAACATCGATGTGGACGTGATCCTGCAGAACGTCTCGCACGGCGGTCGCACCGACTTCTCGTTCACCGTGCACCGCAACGACTACCAGCGCACGCTCGATCTGCTGCGCTCGCAGGTCGTGCCGGCGCTGGGTGCCGCCGATGTGGCGGGTGACCCCAAGATCTGCAAGGTGTCGATTGTCGGCATCGGCATGCGCTCGCACGTTGGCGTGGCCAGCAAGATGTTCCGTTGCCTGAGCGAAGAGGGCATCAACATCCAGATGATCACCACCAGCGAGATCAAGACCTCGGTCGTGATCGATGAAAAGTACATGGAACTGGCCGTTCGTGCGTTGCACAAGGCCTTCGATCTTGATCAGGCATCTGCCTGA
- the leuC gene encoding 3-isopropylmalate dehydratase large subunit, whose product MTARTLYDKLWDDHVVHTEEDGTAVLYIDRHLVHEVTSPQAFEGLRLAGRKLWRVSSIVATADHNTPTTGWERGYDGIADPISRQQITTLDANIAAFGAAAYFPFMDRRQGIVHVIGPEQGATLPGMTVVCGDSHTSTHGAFGALAHGIGTSEVEHVMATQTLLAKKAKNMLVKVEGQLPRGCGAKDIVLAIIGRIGTAGGTGYTIEFGGSAIRALSMEGRMTVCNMAIEAGARAGLVAVDDTTLAYVKGRPFAPTGVEWDQATVHWRTLHSDAGAHFDAVVELDASQIPPQVTWGTSPEMVLGIDARVPDPDKERDDVKRGAIERALTYMGLQPNKAIADILIDKVFIGSCTNSRIEDIREAAAVVRRIGGRVAANVKQALVVPGSGLVKAQAEAEGLHEVFKAAGFEWREPGCSMCLAMNADRLEPGERCASTSNRNFEGRQGAGGRTHLVSPAMAAAAAMNGHFVDVRRIA is encoded by the coding sequence ATGACCGCACGCACGCTCTACGACAAGCTGTGGGATGACCATGTCGTCCACACCGAAGAGGACGGAACCGCCGTCCTCTACATCGACCGCCACCTGGTGCACGAGGTGACCAGCCCGCAGGCCTTCGAGGGGCTGCGTCTGGCTGGCCGCAAGCTGTGGCGTGTCAGTTCGATTGTGGCGACCGCCGACCACAACACGCCCACCACTGGCTGGGAGCGTGGCTATGACGGCATTGCCGACCCGATCTCGCGCCAGCAGATCACCACGCTGGACGCCAACATCGCGGCCTTCGGTGCGGCGGCCTATTTCCCCTTCATGGACCGGCGGCAGGGCATCGTGCACGTGATCGGCCCCGAGCAGGGTGCGACGCTGCCTGGCATGACCGTGGTCTGCGGCGACAGCCACACCAGCACGCACGGGGCCTTCGGGGCGTTGGCGCACGGCATCGGCACCAGTGAGGTGGAGCACGTCATGGCCACGCAGACCCTGCTGGCCAAGAAGGCAAAGAACATGCTCGTCAAGGTCGAGGGGCAGTTGCCCCGCGGCTGCGGCGCCAAGGACATCGTGCTGGCGATCATCGGCCGCATCGGCACCGCCGGTGGCACCGGCTACACGATCGAGTTCGGTGGCAGTGCCATCCGCGCGCTGAGCATGGAAGGCCGCATGACGGTGTGCAACATGGCCATCGAGGCGGGCGCCCGTGCCGGCCTGGTGGCGGTGGACGACACCACACTGGCCTACGTCAAAGGCCGGCCCTTTGCGCCGACCGGCGTCGAGTGGGACCAGGCAACGGTCCACTGGCGCACCCTTCATAGCGACGCCGGCGCGCATTTCGACGCGGTGGTCGAACTCGATGCCAGCCAGATCCCGCCACAGGTCACCTGGGGCACCTCGCCCGAGATGGTGCTCGGCATCGATGCGCGTGTGCCGGATCCCGACAAGGAGCGCGACGACGTCAAGCGCGGTGCGATCGAGCGTGCTTTGACCTACATGGGCCTGCAGCCGAACAAGGCGATCGCCGACATCCTGATCGACAAGGTTTTCATCGGCTCGTGTACCAACAGCCGCATCGAGGACATCCGCGAAGCGGCCGCTGTGGTGCGACGCATTGGAGGGCGCGTGGCCGCCAATGTGAAGCAGGCGCTGGTCGTGCCGGGCTCCGGCCTGGTGAAGGCCCAGGCCGAGGCCGAGGGTCTGCACGAGGTCTTCAAGGCCGCTGGCTTCGAGTGGCGCGAGCCCGGCTGCTCGATGTGCCTGGCGATGAACGCCGACCGGCTGGAGCCGGGCGAACGCTGCGCCTCGACCAGCAACCGCAACTTCGAAGGCCGCCAGGGTGCCGGTGGGCGCACTCACCTGGTCAGCCCCGCGATGGCTGCGGCCGCAGCGATGAACGGCCACTTCGTCGACGTGCGTCGCATCGCCTGA
- the leuD gene encoding 3-isopropylmalate dehydratase small subunit, with product MQAFTVHKGLVAPMDRANVDTDAIIPKQFLKSIQRTGFGPNLFDEWRYLDPGEPGQDPAVRKPNPDFVLNQPRYQGASILLARENFGCGSSREHAPWALDQYGFRAIIAPSFADIFFNNCFKNGLLPIVLPENVVARLFDEVFAHVGYQLTIDLPQQVVLTPDGQAIPFDVQAFRKYCLVNGFDDIGLTLRHADKIRAFEAERLVRMPWLGQRTL from the coding sequence ATGCAAGCCTTCACCGTGCACAAGGGGCTCGTGGCCCCGATGGATCGCGCCAACGTCGACACCGACGCGATCATCCCCAAGCAGTTCCTGAAGTCGATCCAGCGCACCGGCTTCGGGCCGAACCTGTTCGATGAGTGGCGCTACCTCGATCCGGGCGAACCCGGCCAGGATCCTGCGGTTCGCAAGCCCAATCCCGACTTCGTGCTGAACCAGCCGCGCTACCAGGGGGCCTCGATCCTGCTGGCGCGCGAGAACTTCGGCTGCGGATCCAGCCGCGAGCACGCGCCCTGGGCGCTGGATCAGTACGGCTTTCGCGCCATCATCGCGCCAAGCTTCGCCGACATCTTCTTCAACAACTGCTTCAAGAACGGCCTGTTGCCGATCGTGCTGCCGGAGAACGTGGTGGCACGGCTGTTCGACGAGGTCTTCGCCCATGTCGGCTACCAGTTGACCATCGACCTGCCCCAGCAGGTGGTGCTCACCCCCGACGGCCAGGCGATCCCCTTCGATGTGCAGGCCTTCCGCAAGTACTGCCTGGTCAACGGCTTTGACGACATCGGCCTGACGCTGCGCCACGCCGACAAGATCCGGGCGTTCGAGGCCGAGCGGCTGGTGCGCATGCCCTGGCTGGGTCAGCGCACGCTCTGA
- the leuB gene encoding 3-isopropylmalate dehydrogenase, with the protein MKIAILPGDGIGTEIVAEAVKVLQVLDLSFETETALVGGAAYEAHGHPLPESTLKLAREADAILFGAVGDWKFDKLERSLRPEQAILGLRKHLGLFANFRPAICYEQLTHASSLKPELVAGLDILIIRELTGDIYFGQPRGRRVAVDGHFPGAEEAFDTMRYSRPEIERIAHVAFQAARKRGKKVTSVDKANVLETFQFWKDVVIEVHAQYPDVELDHMYVDNAAMQLVKAPKKFDVVVTGNMFGDILSDEAAMLTGSIGMLPSASLNAANQGLYEPSHGSAPDIAGQGIANPLATILSAAMMLRYSLNQPEAADRIESAVKAVLSAGLRTGDIWSEGTTKVGTREMGDAVVAALTGKTIGKTIIKS; encoded by the coding sequence ATGAAAATCGCCATCCTTCCGGGCGACGGCATCGGCACCGAGATCGTCGCCGAAGCCGTCAAGGTGCTGCAGGTGCTGGACCTGTCCTTTGAAACCGAAACCGCCCTGGTGGGTGGTGCGGCCTACGAGGCGCACGGCCATCCGCTGCCCGAGTCCACGCTGAAACTCGCTCGCGAGGCCGATGCCATCCTGTTCGGCGCCGTGGGCGATTGGAAATTCGACAAATTGGAGCGCTCGCTGCGCCCGGAGCAGGCGATTCTGGGATTGCGCAAGCACCTGGGGTTGTTTGCGAATTTCCGGCCTGCGATCTGCTACGAGCAGTTGACCCATGCATCGAGCTTGAAGCCCGAATTGGTGGCAGGGCTGGACATTCTCATCATCCGCGAGCTCACCGGCGACATCTATTTCGGCCAGCCGCGTGGCCGGCGCGTGGCCGTCGACGGGCATTTCCCGGGGGCCGAGGAGGCCTTCGACACGATGCGTTACAGCCGCCCGGAAATCGAGCGCATCGCCCACGTGGCCTTCCAGGCAGCGCGCAAGCGCGGCAAGAAGGTCACCAGCGTCGACAAGGCCAACGTGCTGGAAACCTTCCAGTTCTGGAAGGACGTGGTCATCGAGGTGCACGCCCAGTACCCCGACGTGGAACTCGACCACATGTACGTCGACAACGCCGCGATGCAACTGGTCAAGGCGCCCAAGAAGTTCGACGTGGTGGTGACCGGCAACATGTTCGGCGACATCCTGTCCGACGAGGCGGCGATGCTCACCGGCTCGATCGGCATGCTGCCTTCCGCGTCGCTGAACGCTGCCAACCAGGGCCTGTACGAACCCAGCCATGGCAGCGCACCGGACATCGCCGGTCAGGGTATTGCAAACCCGCTGGCTACAATCCTGTCCGCTGCCATGATGCTCCGCTACTCCCTCAACCAGCCCGAAGCCGCCGACCGGATCGAATCCGCGGTGAAGGCGGTGCTGTCGGCCGGTCTGCGCACCGGCGACATCTGGAGCGAGGGCACGACCAAGGTGGGCACCCGCGAGATGGGCGATGCAGTTGTTGCTGCCCTGACCGGCAAGACCATTGGCAAAACCATTATCAAGAGCTGA
- the asd gene encoding aspartate-semialdehyde dehydrogenase, whose translation MALSKNPLVGLVGWRGMVGSVLMDRMVSEGDFAHFEPLFFSTSNAGGAAPSMAKNETQLQDAFDIDALKRCEVIITAQGGDYTTEVFPKLRAAGWSGHWIDAASTLRMKDDAVIILDPVNMPVIKDALAKGGRNWVGGNCTVSCMLMGVGALYKAGLVEWMSTQTYQAASGGGAQHMRELLTQFGTLNAEVKALLDDPKSAILEIDRKIIAKQRSLGEAETANFGVPLGGSLIPWIDKDLGNGVSREEWKGMAETNKILGQGEGFAAPAVPVDGFCVRIGAMRCHSQALTFKLRKDVPLADIEAMIAADNAWVKVVPNTREATIRDLTPVAVTGTLTIPVGRLRKMAMGPEYLGAFTIGDQLLWGAAEPLRRMLRILLGQ comes from the coding sequence ATGGCATTGTCCAAGAACCCCCTCGTTGGCCTGGTTGGTTGGCGCGGCATGGTGGGCTCGGTCCTGATGGACCGCATGGTGTCCGAAGGTGATTTCGCCCACTTCGAGCCGCTGTTCTTCTCGACCAGCAATGCCGGCGGCGCTGCGCCGTCGATGGCGAAGAACGAAACCCAGCTGCAGGACGCGTTCGACATCGACGCGCTCAAGCGCTGCGAAGTCATCATCACCGCGCAGGGTGGCGACTACACCACCGAGGTGTTCCCGAAACTGCGTGCGGCGGGCTGGAGCGGCCACTGGATCGATGCCGCCTCGACGCTGCGGATGAAGGACGATGCGGTCATCATCCTCGACCCGGTCAACATGCCGGTCATCAAGGATGCGCTGGCCAAGGGCGGCAGGAACTGGGTGGGCGGCAACTGCACCGTCAGCTGCATGCTGATGGGCGTGGGGGCGCTGTACAAGGCTGGCCTGGTCGAGTGGATGAGCACGCAGACCTACCAGGCTGCGTCCGGCGGTGGTGCCCAGCACATGCGCGAATTGCTGACCCAGTTCGGCACGCTCAATGCCGAAGTCAAGGCGCTGCTGGATGACCCGAAGAGCGCCATCCTGGAAATCGACCGCAAGATCATCGCGAAGCAGCGTTCGTTGGGCGAAGCGGAAACCGCGAATTTCGGCGTCCCGCTGGGCGGTTCGCTGATTCCCTGGATCGACAAGGATCTGGGCAACGGCGTGTCACGCGAAGAGTGGAAGGGCATGGCCGAGACCAACAAGATCCTCGGTCAGGGCGAAGGTTTTGCGGCGCCGGCCGTGCCGGTGGATGGTTTCTGCGTGCGCATCGGCGCCATGCGCTGCCACAGCCAGGCCCTGACCTTCAAACTGCGCAAGGACGTGCCCCTCGCCGATATCGAGGCGATGATTGCGGCCGACAACGCCTGGGTGAAGGTGGTGCCCAATACCCGCGAAGCCACGATCCGTGACCTGACGCCCGTGGCTGTCACCGGTACGTTGACGATTCCGGTGGGTCGCCTGCGCAAGATGGCGATGGGGCCGGAATACCTCGGCGCGTTCACCATCGGCGACCAGTTGCTATGGGGCGCCGCCGAGCCGCTGCGCCGCATGCTGCGTATCCTGCTCGGCCAATAA